One Glycine soja cultivar W05 chromosome 2, ASM419377v2, whole genome shotgun sequence genomic region harbors:
- the LOC114399526 gene encoding PRA1 family protein B3-like translates to MASPPTLPISSQSSASGGSASQSQPPIATPAFRAFISRISSSLRHAFAQRRPWAELIDRSSMSRPDTLAEAYSRIRKNFGYFRVNYLTLIALALAVSLITHPFSLFVLFGLLASWSFLYLFRPSDQPLVLFGRTFADRETLGILVVLTVFVIFLTSVGSLLISALMVGLAIVCSHGAFRVPEDLFLDDQEPNSSGFLSFLGGAAASAAAPAVARV, encoded by the coding sequence ATGGCCTCACCACCGACACTCCCTATCTCCTCCCAATCCAGCGCCTCCGGCGGCTCCGCCTCGCAGTCCCAGCCTCCGATCGCAACGCCGGCGTTCCGCGCCTTCATCTCCCGCATCTCCTCGTCCCTCCGTCACGCCTTTGCGCAGCGCCGCCCGTGGGCGGAGCTCATCGACCGGAGCTCCATGTCCCGACCTGACACCCTCGCCGAAGCATACTCTCGGATCCGCAAGAACTTCGGCTACTTCCGCGTCAATTATCTAACCCTAATCGCGCTCGCGCTGGCGGTCTCGCTCATCACGCATCCGTTCTCGCTCTTTGTTCTCTTTGGCCTCCTCGCGTCGTGGTCGTTCCTTTACCTCTTTCGCCCTTCGGATCAGCCTCTAGTGCTCTTCGGACGCACCTTCGCCGATCGCGAAACCCTAGGGATCCTCGTTGTGCTCACCGTGTTCGTTATTTTCCTCACCAGCGTTGGATCCTTGTTGATCTCTGCATTGATGGTTGGATTGGCGATCGTGTGCTCGCACGGCGCGTTCCGCGTTCCCGAGGATCTGTTTCTCGACGATCAGGAGCCGAACAGCTCCGGATTCCTCTCGTTCCTCGGTGGCGCCGCCGCTTCAGCCGCCGCGCCGGCCGTCGCGCGCGTGTAA